Proteins from one Lachnospiraceae bacterium KGMB03038 genomic window:
- a CDS encoding conjugal transfer protein has product MRDNPYKDLPPLERRPDGSLYRMTPAQRKQAASLIRRECCCCEDGNCIVLDDGDTCTCPQTISFSVCCKWFRWSVLPLDGTLEAEIFRDRDLKRCAVCGGVFVPKSNRAKYCPGCAARVHRRQKTESERKRRSAVDS; this is encoded by the coding sequence ATGAGAGATAACCCCTATAAAGACTTGCCGCCGCTGGAACGCAGGCCGGACGGTTCCCTTTACCGCATGACACCGGCGCAGAGGAAACAGGCGGCCAGCCTGATACGCCGGGAGTGCTGTTGCTGTGAGGACGGCAACTGCATTGTCCTTGACGATGGGGACACCTGCACCTGCCCGCAGACGATTTCTTTCTCGGTCTGCTGTAAGTGGTTCCGCTGGTCGGTCTTGCCGCTGGACGGAACGCTGGAAGCGGAGATTTTCCGGGATAGGGACTTGAAACGCTGTGCGGTCTGCGGCGGCGTGTTCGTCCCCAAATCCAACCGGGCAAAATACTGCCCCGGCTGTGCCGCCAGAGTTCACAGGCGACAGAAAACAGAAAGTGAACGGAAAAGGAGGTCTGCTGTGGACAGTTAG
- a CDS encoding GNAT family N-acetyltransferase: MGKIEIRTAELRDAKRLLEIYAYYVEHTAITFEYEVPSLEEFQNRIRNILESYPYLCILEDGEIQGYAYGGAFIGRAAYAWSAETTVYIARDARKQGLGRKVYEALEAALKEMGIRNLYACIGYPSKEDEYLTKNSAQFHRHLGFEQVGEFHNCGYKFGRWYHMIWMEKIIGEHGNISLPPRTGCYRDHNKSLS; encoded by the coding sequence ATGGGAAAGATAGAGATCAGGACGGCTGAACTTAGAGACGCCAAAAGACTTTTGGAGATTTACGCTTATTATGTGGAGCATACGGCTATTACCTTTGAATATGAGGTCCCTTCCCTGGAAGAGTTTCAAAACAGGATCAGAAACATATTGGAAAGCTATCCCTATCTCTGCATCTTGGAGGATGGAGAGATCCAGGGATATGCCTACGGGGGAGCGTTCATTGGGCGGGCCGCTTATGCCTGGTCGGCGGAGACAACGGTGTATATCGCCCGTGACGCGAGAAAACAGGGGCTGGGAAGAAAGGTATATGAAGCGCTGGAAGCGGCATTGAAAGAAATGGGAATCCGAAACTTATACGCCTGCATCGGGTATCCATCAAAGGAGGATGAATACCTTACGAAAAACAGCGCCCAGTTCCACCGCCATCTGGGATTTGAACAAGTGGGAGAGTTCCATAACTGCGGCTATAAATTTGGCCGTTGGTATCACATGATCTGGATGGAAAAGATCATTGGAGAACATGGAAACATCAGCCTTCCACCGCGAACTGGCTGTTATAGAGATCATAATAAAAGCCTTTCTTAG
- a CDS encoding ABC transporter ATP-binding protein produces the protein MKQLLHYLKPHRFITLMAPLFKMLEATFELFVPLVVAQMIDVGIVQNNIPYLWKMGGLLILLGVVGFSFALTAQYFAAKSSVYTAASIRSDLFAHISTFSYQEIDAIGTSTLINRTTNDVNQVQNGLNMFLRLFLRSPFVVFGAMIMAFTVDVRAAVPFAVVIPALLIVVFAILLVSMPLYRNVQKQLDRVLLSTRENLLGIRVVRAFGKQQEEMDRFGQETDELYQKQLFVGKISALLNPLTYVLINLGIIAVLYFGGRQVDTGSLTQGQVIALINYMSQILTELVKLANLIILLSRSLASLGRINAIFEIQPSISDTGESLSSAASASSVPAVSFENVGFTYAGSRHETLHGISFTAMPGDTIGIIGGTGSGKTTLANLIPRFYDCTSGTIRLFGRDVKTLRPSSIREQIGVVPQKATVFSGSLRKNMQWGRPDATDEEIYQALAAAQAKEFVDSKKKGLDLMIQQGGSNLSGGQKQRLTIARALVGRPQILILDDSASALDFATDARLRKAIQESTEQMTVFIISQRVSAIRGADHILVMDDGVPVGYGTHKELLESCHVYQEICASQSAGKEVLSHG, from the coding sequence ATGAAACAATTATTACATTATTTAAAACCCCATCGATTCATCACCCTCATGGCTCCTCTTTTTAAAATGCTGGAAGCCACGTTTGAGCTTTTCGTCCCCTTAGTAGTGGCCCAGATGATCGATGTTGGAATTGTCCAAAACAACATCCCCTATCTTTGGAAAATGGGCGGACTTCTCATACTTCTTGGCGTTGTAGGGTTCTCGTTTGCCCTGACCGCCCAGTATTTCGCGGCCAAATCTTCTGTATATACAGCCGCCTCCATACGCAGCGACTTATTTGCCCATATCAGCACATTTTCTTATCAGGAGATCGATGCCATCGGCACCTCCACCCTCATCAACCGGACTACCAATGACGTCAATCAGGTGCAGAATGGATTAAACATGTTCCTCCGTCTGTTTCTGCGTTCTCCTTTTGTCGTCTTCGGCGCAATGATCATGGCTTTTACCGTAGACGTAAGAGCGGCTGTTCCCTTTGCGGTCGTTATCCCCGCCCTTTTGATCGTGGTATTCGCCATCCTTCTCGTTAGTATGCCTCTCTATCGGAACGTGCAGAAGCAGCTTGACAGAGTGCTTCTTAGCACCAGGGAGAATCTCCTGGGTATTCGGGTTGTCCGGGCCTTTGGCAAACAGCAGGAAGAGATGGACCGTTTTGGCCAGGAGACAGACGAATTATACCAGAAACAGCTTTTTGTCGGGAAGATCTCCGCGCTTTTGAATCCTTTGACCTATGTGCTCATCAACCTTGGGATCATCGCCGTCCTTTACTTTGGCGGACGGCAGGTAGACACCGGCAGTCTTACCCAGGGCCAGGTCATTGCTCTTATCAACTATATGTCCCAGATCCTGACAGAGCTTGTGAAGCTGGCCAATCTCATCATTCTTTTGTCCAGATCTCTTGCCAGCCTTGGCAGGATCAACGCCATTTTCGAGATACAGCCGTCTATTTCGGATACAGGGGAATCTCTTTCCAGCGCGGCTTCCGCCTCTTCTGTTCCGGCTGTCTCCTTTGAAAATGTGGGATTTACTTATGCCGGTTCCAGACACGAAACACTCCATGGCATCAGTTTTACCGCCATGCCCGGCGATACCATCGGCATCATCGGAGGCACCGGTTCGGGGAAAACAACCTTGGCCAATCTGATCCCCCGGTTTTATGACTGCACTTCCGGGACGATCCGCCTGTTTGGCCGGGACGTAAAGACGCTGCGGCCTTCTTCCATCCGGGAACAGATTGGCGTTGTTCCCCAGAAAGCCACGGTCTTCTCCGGCTCTCTGCGCAAAAATATGCAGTGGGGACGGCCGGATGCCACCGATGAAGAGATCTACCAGGCTCTTGCCGCCGCCCAGGCAAAAGAATTTGTAGACAGTAAGAAAAAAGGGCTGGACCTTATGATCCAGCAGGGCGGAAGCAACCTGTCCGGCGGACAGAAACAGCGGCTCACCATTGCCAGAGCCTTGGTCGGCCGTCCCCAGATCCTGATCCTGGACGACAGCGCTTCCGCTCTGGATTTCGCCACTGACGCCAGGCTTCGCAAAGCCATTCAAGAAAGTACAGAACAGATGACGGTATTCATCATCTCCCAGCGGGTCTCCGCCATCCGCGGCGCAGACCATATCCTGGTCATGGATGATGGAGTTCCCGTTGGATACGGCACTCACAAAGAGCTGCTGGAGTCCTGCCATGTTTACCAGGAAATCTGCGCATCTCAGTCTGCCGGAAAGGAGGTCCTCTCACATGGGTAA
- a CDS encoding replication initiator protein A: MTNTIYIHQPEKAFSFTRLPNFLFEAPTFRPLSNEAKVLYAFILRRTELSRKNGWADDCGRIFLYYPICEVVDLLHCGRQKAVNTLRELQYAGLVEIQKQGCGKPNRIFPKSYEAVPNTDFKKSGSGTPED; this comes from the coding sequence ATGACAAATACCATCTATATCCATCAGCCGGAAAAGGCGTTCAGCTTCACCCGGCTCCCAAATTTCCTCTTTGAAGCCCCCACATTCAGGCCCCTGTCCAACGAGGCAAAGGTTCTGTACGCATTTATCCTGCGCCGGACAGAGTTGTCCCGCAAGAATGGGTGGGCGGATGACTGCGGACGGATTTTCCTGTATTACCCTATCTGCGAAGTGGTTGACCTGCTCCATTGTGGGCGGCAGAAAGCGGTGAACACCCTGCGGGAACTGCAATACGCCGGACTGGTGGAAATCCAGAAGCAGGGCTGTGGAAAACCCAACCGCATTTTCCCAAAATCCTATGAAGCGGTTCCAAACACCGACTTCAAGAAATCCGGTTCTGGTACGCCGGAGGACTGA
- a CDS encoding GHKL domain-containing protein, producing MADDIKEQKMEYTFATTFFLNIPLATVEYLICILLAGALLDQKADWKKAVLLWIPYILLLIIPASLFFVLDLYGNFGVWLAETYLEAACFGLVLKGFYQTGWINGFVTSAAVVFLYGIFQDLEGLFLTGNYDLSVPKDLAIYMAAESVVLLLPAFFAAWFIRRNDLCEEYNNFLSTNTKMRYWKLMFLMLPAVKSLTIELANERLVLNNSNPVISLLFLLLLYGVVNHTFRCEMQKRKIEEQNLNLSQQEFYIQTLEHVQKDVRIFRHDFKNMMAGAIVQADEGNLRAVQEFISELTGDFEGRIGKKIFQISQLGNIHIPELKGLLAMKIAQMQEREIPVRLEAEQPVTDVGIPVRDLCRAVGILLDNAMEETEVFQKNKKGQGKISPEVAVLFYESQESVSILVKNPVREAVPLPLLGKEGYSTKGEGHGTGLASLRRIVESYDMMWWRTSQAEGWFEQELVIGRWKGERNGSNISL from the coding sequence ATGGCAGATGACATAAAGGAGCAAAAAATGGAGTATACGTTTGCGACTACATTTTTCTTAAATATTCCTCTTGCTACTGTGGAGTATCTGATCTGTATCTTGCTTGCGGGAGCTTTGCTGGATCAGAAGGCGGACTGGAAGAAGGCAGTTCTTTTGTGGATTCCTTACATTTTACTGCTGATCATTCCGGCAAGCTTGTTTTTTGTCCTGGATCTTTACGGGAATTTTGGAGTCTGGCTGGCAGAAACCTATCTGGAAGCGGCCTGCTTTGGCTTAGTATTAAAAGGCTTTTATCAGACTGGCTGGATCAATGGGTTTGTGACCAGTGCGGCAGTGGTGTTTCTGTATGGGATCTTCCAGGATCTGGAAGGTTTATTCCTGACAGGAAACTATGACCTAAGTGTGCCCAAAGATTTGGCGATCTATATGGCGGCGGAAAGTGTTGTACTTCTTCTGCCGGCTTTTTTTGCCGCCTGGTTTATCCGGCGAAATGACCTTTGCGAAGAATATAATAATTTTTTGTCTACCAATACAAAGATGCGATACTGGAAGCTTATGTTTCTCATGCTTCCGGCGGTAAAATCCCTGACCATAGAACTGGCCAATGAACGGCTGGTCCTGAATAACTCCAACCCTGTTATCTCGCTATTGTTCCTGCTGCTTTTGTATGGAGTGGTCAATCATACCTTTCGATGCGAGATGCAAAAGAGAAAGATTGAAGAACAGAATCTAAATTTAAGCCAGCAGGAATTTTATATCCAGACGTTGGAGCATGTACAGAAGGATGTGCGGATCTTCCGCCATGATTTTAAAAATATGATGGCAGGAGCGATTGTTCAGGCAGATGAAGGAAATCTGCGGGCCGTGCAGGAGTTTATTTCTGAACTGACCGGAGATTTTGAAGGGCGGATCGGGAAGAAGATATTTCAGATCTCTCAGCTTGGAAACATCCATATTCCAGAACTAAAGGGGTTGCTGGCGATGAAGATTGCCCAAATGCAGGAGAGAGAAATACCTGTGCGGCTGGAGGCGGAACAACCGGTGACAGATGTGGGAATCCCTGTTCGGGATTTGTGCCGGGCAGTAGGGATTTTGCTGGATAACGCAATGGAAGAGACAGAAGTATTTCAAAAAAATAAAAAAGGACAAGGGAAGATTTCGCCGGAGGTAGCTGTATTGTTTTACGAAAGTCAAGAAAGTGTCAGCATATTGGTGAAAAACCCCGTGCGGGAAGCGGTGCCTCTGCCTTTGCTGGGGAAAGAGGGATATTCTACAAAAGGCGAGGGACATGGAACGGGACTTGCCAGTCTCCGGCGTATTGTTGAATCTTATGATATGATGTGGTGGAGAACGAGTCAAGCGGAAGGGTGGTTTGAGCAGGAACTGGTGATCGGCAGATGGAAAGGGGAAAGAAATGGTTCCAATATATCTTTGTGA
- a CDS encoding flavodoxin family protein — MSKKIVVLNGSPRKKGNTSALVKAFTEGAQSAGNTVTEFFLDGMEIHGCKGCFGGHSSRECPCVQKDDMAKIYPAVKESDVIVLATPLYYWNMSGQLRTAIDRLFALEEGDGNLLRGNGRACALLMAAEGNGFEDVVLYYDHLMEHLRWKNLGHVLAGGNMDIGDIEGKPELQGAYDLGRSI; from the coding sequence ATGAGTAAGAAAATCGTAGTTTTAAACGGAAGTCCCCGTAAGAAAGGCAATACTTCAGCTTTGGTCAAAGCATTTACAGAAGGAGCGCAAAGCGCGGGCAATACAGTGACAGAGTTTTTCCTGGACGGTATGGAGATCCATGGCTGCAAGGGATGTTTTGGCGGGCACAGCAGCCGGGAATGTCCCTGTGTCCAGAAGGACGATATGGCGAAAATCTATCCGGCGGTAAAGGAAAGTGATGTGATCGTACTGGCTACTCCGCTGTATTACTGGAATATGAGCGGACAGCTCAGAACTGCCATAGACCGGTTATTTGCCCTGGAAGAGGGTGACGGGAATCTCCTGAGAGGCAATGGAAGAGCCTGCGCGCTTCTCATGGCTGCCGAGGGCAATGGATTTGAAGACGTGGTGCTCTATTACGATCACCTGATGGAGCATCTGCGCTGGAAGAATCTGGGTCATGTCCTTGCGGGAGGGAATATGGATATAGGCGATATTGAAGGAAAGCCAGAGCTTCAGGGAGCATACGATCTGGGAAGATCCATCTAA
- a CDS encoding class I SAM-dependent methyltransferase, whose product MSFFQNTCKPKGIGGKIMVNMMNTGHSSMAEWGFTHIEIRNNYICLDIGCGGGANVKRLLAKTPYGKVTGIDYSEISVIKSQKINKEEIENKRCEILQGNVMKLPFGNETFDIITAFETIYFWPDINEAFKQVYRVLKGSGTFMICNESNGENSKEEKWTKIIQGMKIYNSEQVKKSLEGAGFTDIKIHKNKKGWLCVVCKKDKM is encoded by the coding sequence ATGTCTTTTTTTCAAAATACTTGTAAGCCCAAAGGGATTGGCGGCAAAATTATGGTTAATATGATGAATACGGGACATTCATCTATGGCTGAATGGGGATTTACGCATATAGAAATTAGAAATAATTACATATGTCTGGATATTGGGTGTGGCGGTGGAGCAAATGTAAAAAGGCTATTGGCAAAAACTCCATACGGCAAAGTGACTGGTATTGATTATTCAGAAATTAGTGTAATAAAATCCCAAAAAATCAATAAGGAAGAAATAGAAAATAAGCGTTGCGAAATCTTGCAAGGTAATGTAATGAAACTTCCTTTCGGAAATGAAACTTTTGATATAATTACTGCGTTTGAAACAATATATTTTTGGCCTGATATTAATGAGGCATTTAAGCAAGTATATCGAGTTTTGAAAGGCAGCGGAACTTTTATGATTTGCAACGAATCAAATGGTGAAAATTCCAAAGAAGAAAAGTGGACTAAGATTATACAAGGAATGAAAATATACAATTCTGAACAAGTAAAAAAATCTTTAGAGGGTGCTGGTTTTACAGACATAAAAATACACAAAAATAAAAAAGGCTGGCTCTGCGTAGTTTGTAAAAAAGATAAGATGTAA
- a CDS encoding LysR family transcriptional regulator, with the protein MKFYQLKYFQTVCKYNNLTRAAEELHISQPGLTHVIRELEQEFGLTLFHRQNKGLILTDEGRQFLNEAELLLEQTDTFVSRMKFLGKADQVIRFGLPPASAALFFPPMIQEFHRQYPQIKVNVVEEGSIANRQKILDGKLDVALLSSDSPVSSAFGHYQVGVTRICLYLPKDHPLAGKEMVSVKDFCEIPLVLFSEDSFLTTNSLKICTQNGVSPNVILTTNQIAVIRQLIENRTAGTLLFRGTLPESGQYREIPVLEFQKVYIYLVWNQYNPVGTAVKRFIEAVETVYPNPVDHS; encoded by the coding sequence ATGAAATTCTATCAATTAAAATATTTCCAGACGGTATGCAAATATAACAATCTGACCAGAGCCGCTGAGGAACTCCATATTTCCCAGCCAGGTCTGACCCATGTGATCCGGGAACTGGAACAGGAATTCGGCCTTACCTTATTCCACCGTCAGAATAAGGGTCTGATCCTGACGGACGAGGGCCGCCAATTCCTGAACGAGGCGGAGCTTCTGCTGGAACAGACCGATACTTTTGTCAGCCGCATGAAGTTCCTTGGGAAAGCGGACCAGGTGATCCGGTTCGGCCTTCCTCCGGCCAGCGCAGCGCTGTTCTTTCCTCCTATGATCCAGGAATTTCACCGCCAGTATCCGCAGATCAAGGTCAATGTTGTGGAAGAGGGAAGTATTGCGAACCGCCAGAAGATCCTGGATGGAAAGCTGGATGTGGCGCTGCTTTCTTCCGATTCTCCGGTTTCTTCCGCATTTGGCCATTATCAAGTGGGAGTCACAAGAATCTGTCTCTATCTTCCAAAAGACCATCCTCTGGCCGGGAAAGAAATGGTCTCCGTAAAGGACTTCTGTGAGATCCCGCTGGTATTATTTTCTGAGGATTCCTTCCTGACAACAAACAGTCTGAAGATCTGCACTCAGAATGGGGTTTCGCCGAATGTGATCTTGACCACTAACCAGATCGCGGTGATCCGGCAGTTGATCGAGAACCGTACGGCGGGGACGCTTCTGTTCCGTGGAACCCTTCCGGAGAGCGGCCAGTACCGGGAGATTCCGGTGCTGGAGTTCCAGAAAGTCTACATTTACCTGGTGTGGAATCAGTACAATCCGGTGGGGACGGCGGTAAAGCGCTTCATCGAGGCGGTGGAGACGGTATATCCCAATCCGGTGGACCATTCTTAA
- a CDS encoding peptidase — translation MKKILLVSMLCNVTDLLKKAEPELAGKTVIYIPTAAIAEAAGTEGWEECMKEMTEAQTRMLEELGLKVEELEISKAPLEQIQASLTRNDLIFVGGGNTFFLLQELKRSGADRILVREVEKGKLYIGESAGAVAAAPDIGYCAQMDEPWKAPDLTDYSGLNLVDFYVVPHLDHPEMGTAAQEIIEKYGNRMELKVINDEQAIFVENGQAALL, via the coding sequence ATGAAGAAAATCTTATTGGTGTCTATGCTTTGCAATGTGACGGATCTGTTGAAGAAAGCAGAACCGGAACTGGCGGGAAAGACCGTTATATACATTCCGACGGCGGCTATCGCGGAAGCGGCCGGAACGGAGGGCTGGGAAGAATGTATGAAAGAAATGACAGAAGCGCAGACCCGGATGCTGGAAGAACTGGGGCTGAAGGTGGAAGAGCTGGAAATTTCAAAAGCTCCTTTGGAGCAGATCCAAGCCAGTCTGACAAGGAATGACTTGATCTTTGTCGGCGGAGGCAATACCTTCTTTTTACTCCAGGAATTAAAGCGGTCCGGGGCGGATAGGATCCTGGTCCGGGAAGTAGAGAAGGGCAAATTATATATCGGTGAGTCGGCAGGGGCCGTGGCGGCGGCGCCGGATATTGGATACTGCGCCCAGATGGATGAGCCTTGGAAGGCGCCTGATCTGACAGATTACTCCGGTTTGAACCTGGTGGATTTCTATGTGGTGCCCCATCTTGACCACCCGGAAATGGGAACGGCGGCGCAGGAGATCATTGAGAAGTACGGGAACCGGATGGAATTAAAGGTCATCAATGACGAGCAGGCGATATTTGTAGAAAACGGGCAAGCAGCGCTCTTATAG
- a CDS encoding ABC transporter ATP-binding protein encodes MGKKITEKNRQTLKRIFRYIRPYRLLVVLSLLLSLLTVGLTLYIPILTGRGVDAVAGKEQVDFASLLAVIGGILVSISITAAAQWVMNHINNKITYRIVRDLRIQAFNHLQELPLSYVDRHPSGDLISRIVTDIDQFSDGLLLGFTQVFTGVATILGTILFMLSINPWTTLIVVALSPLSFVVASFISKKSFAMFKKQSETRGELTGFTNEMLGGLKVVQAFDHQTDACREFDEINQRLAQYSLKATFFSSITNPTTRFMYSAIYAGVAIVGSFAAISGALTVGQLSSFLSYTNQYTKPFNDITSVLTEFQNSIASAARVFELLDEPSAPREPSDAIILTEPEGQILLEHVDFSYSPEVPLIQDLNLSVKPGQRIAIVGPTGCGKTTLINLLMRFYDVQNGSIQVDGHDIRQITRQSLRTSYGMVLQETWLRSASIRDNIAYGRPDAAEEEVIAAAKKAHAHSFIMRMPKGYDTLITEGGGNLSQGQKQLLCIARIMLCLPPMLILDEATSSIDTMTEIRIQRAFETLMQGRTSFVVAHRLSTVQTADLILVMNQGHIIEQGTHEELLAKKGFYYDLYNSQFAVEG; translated from the coding sequence ATGGGTAAAAAAATTACAGAAAAAAACCGGCAGACCCTAAAACGGATCTTCCGGTATATACGGCCTTATCGACTTCTTGTGGTACTCTCCCTGCTGCTGTCACTCCTTACAGTAGGGCTGACCCTCTATATCCCTATCCTGACGGGACGGGGCGTAGACGCTGTCGCGGGAAAAGAGCAGGTGGATTTTGCCAGCTTACTGGCTGTCATAGGCGGCATCCTGGTCTCCATTTCCATAACTGCCGCGGCCCAATGGGTCATGAACCACATCAACAACAAGATCACCTACCGCATCGTCCGGGATCTCAGAATCCAGGCTTTCAACCATTTGCAGGAACTTCCTCTGTCTTATGTGGACCGCCATCCTTCTGGGGATCTGATCAGCCGGATCGTTACGGATATTGACCAGTTTTCTGACGGTCTCCTGCTTGGATTTACTCAGGTTTTCACCGGAGTGGCTACCATCTTGGGCACTATCCTCTTTATGCTGAGCATCAACCCCTGGACCACCCTGATCGTTGTTGCCCTAAGCCCCCTCTCCTTCGTGGTGGCCAGCTTTATTTCCAAGAAATCTTTTGCCATGTTTAAGAAACAATCTGAAACCCGCGGAGAACTGACTGGATTTACCAATGAGATGTTAGGAGGGCTGAAAGTCGTGCAGGCCTTTGACCACCAAACGGACGCCTGCCGGGAATTTGACGAGATCAATCAAAGGCTGGCACAGTACTCGTTAAAGGCTACCTTTTTTTCCTCTATCACCAATCCCACTACCCGGTTTATGTATTCGGCTATCTACGCCGGCGTAGCCATTGTTGGAAGCTTTGCCGCCATTTCCGGGGCGCTGACGGTTGGACAGCTTTCCAGTTTTCTAAGCTATACCAACCAATATACCAAGCCTTTCAACGACATCACCAGCGTACTGACAGAATTCCAGAATTCCATTGCTTCCGCGGCCAGGGTCTTTGAGCTTCTGGATGAACCTTCCGCGCCCAGAGAACCCTCCGATGCCATCATACTGACGGAACCAGAGGGACAGATCCTCCTGGAACATGTGGACTTCTCTTATTCGCCGGAGGTTCCTCTCATCCAGGATCTGAATCTGTCGGTCAAGCCTGGACAGCGCATTGCCATTGTAGGGCCTACCGGCTGTGGAAAGACCACTCTTATCAATCTGCTGATGCGATTCTATGACGTTCAAAATGGTTCCATCCAGGTAGACGGACATGATATCCGGCAGATCACCCGCCAGTCTCTGCGCACCAGCTATGGCATGGTGCTTCAGGAAACCTGGCTGCGCTCCGCTTCTATCCGGGACAATATCGCCTACGGCCGTCCGGATGCCGCGGAAGAAGAAGTCATCGCCGCGGCGAAAAAGGCTCATGCCCACAGTTTTATCATGCGTATGCCAAAAGGGTATGACACCCTCATCACAGAAGGAGGGGGCAACCTGTCCCAAGGCCAGAAACAGCTTCTTTGCATCGCCCGCATCATGCTGTGCCTGCCGCCCATGCTGATCCTGGACGAGGCTACTTCCTCCATCGACACCATGACGGAAATCCGCATCCAGCGTGCCTTCGAGACACTCATGCAGGGGCGTACCAGCTTCGTAGTTGCCCACCGCCTCTCCACCGTCCAGACAGCAGACTTGATTCTGGTCATGAACCAGGGGCATATCATCGAGCAGGGCACCCATGAAGAACTGCTGGCTAAGAAAGGCTTTTATTATGATCTCTATAACAGCCAGTTCGCGGTGGAAGGCTGA
- a CDS encoding helix-turn-helix transcriptional regulator, whose translation MALPGTPGQRISDLCNGNHITQKELAEKIGVSASQLSRIVSGETRTASSDILMGVAKEFKVSTDYILGLSTVSVRKSYDISELGLSEGTVRGLVTGAVDVQILNRLLEHRNFPKLIDLIRIYFQDTAAKGIMARNQLIEIATASLSDLMKEHPEHRAEAKQDLQLLNAQKMGEHEAEIEKIKNVFLTILRDIKKDIDNGEQPGEAVTAAMFQAMQDALAEQKQNPLSIDDVAAMVAGQIGQLAPMDNETADLFQQLAKKMIEQVGK comes from the coding sequence ATGGCTTTACCCGGAACACCCGGACAGCGGATTTCCGATTTATGCAACGGGAACCACATCACACAAAAGGAACTTGCGGAGAAGATAGGCGTTTCCGCTTCCCAGTTGAGCCGCATTGTCAGCGGCGAAACGAGAACAGCCAGCAGTGATATTCTCATGGGTGTGGCAAAGGAATTTAAGGTATCGACAGACTACATACTGGGCTTGTCCACCGTGAGCGTCCGTAAAAGCTACGATATTTCTGAATTAGGCTTGTCCGAGGGAACCGTGAGGGGGCTTGTGACGGGTGCTGTTGATGTGCAAATTCTCAACCGCCTGTTGGAACACAGGAATTTTCCCAAGCTGATAGATTTGATACGGATTTATTTTCAGGACACGGCGGCAAAGGGGATAATGGCACGAAACCAGCTTATCGAGATAGCAACGGCTTCCCTGTCCGACCTGATGAAAGAACACCCGGAACACCGGGCGGAAGCAAAGCAGGATTTACAGCTTTTGAACGCCCAAAAGATGGGGGAACATGAAGCGGAGATTGAGAAAATCAAAAATGTGTTCCTCACTATCCTGCGGGATATTAAGAAAGACATTGACAACGGGGAACAGCCGGGAGAAGCTGTGACCGCCGCTATGTTCCAAGCCATGCAGGACGCACTGGCGGAGCAGAAACAAAACCCGCTTTCCATTGACGATGTAGCGGCGATGGTTGCCGGACAGATCGGACAGCTTGCGCCGATGGACAACGAAACTGCCGACCTGTTCCAGCAGTTAGCGAAGAAGATGATTGAGCAGGTGGGAAAGTAA
- a CDS encoding helix-turn-helix transcriptional regulator has protein sequence MGKRCISKESLDTTGFSYTLSLINGKYKMTILYTLMEFGVVRFNEMKKYIGGISYKTLSSTLKELEADQLVHREEYPQIPPKVEYSLTQRGKSLIPILDGMCEWGDKNRL, from the coding sequence ATGGGAAAGCGATGCATATCTAAAGAAAGCCTGGATACAACCGGTTTCAGCTATACCCTGTCATTGATCAACGGGAAATACAAAATGACCATCCTCTATACCTTAATGGAATTTGGGGTGGTCCGTTTTAACGAAATGAAGAAATATATAGGAGGAATTTCTTATAAAACACTTAGTTCCACCTTAAAGGAACTGGAAGCGGACCAGCTTGTCCACCGGGAAGAATATCCCCAGATTCCTCCCAAAGTGGAATACAGTCTGACCCAGCGGGGCAAGTCTCTTATCCCGATTCTGGACGGGATGTGCGAGTGGGGAGACAAAAACCGCTTATGA